From Labrus bergylta chromosome 22, fLabBer1.1, whole genome shotgun sequence, one genomic window encodes:
- the ndrg2 gene encoding protein NDRG2 isoform X2, with protein sequence MTTEMQEIAITEEKPLLTGQAEAKDAEAAARILLDQGQEHSIETPHGVLHVTLHGTRTTRRPAILTFHDVGLDSKSCFSPLFKFEEMQEIVKNFTLIHVDAPGQEEGAAAYPVGYQYPSMDTVAEMIPAVLQFFNFRTVIGVGVGAGAYILSRFAIANPDSVEGLVLVNIDTNARGWIDWAAQKLSSVTSSLTEQILSHLFSQEELSSNTDLVQSHRERISKASNLINIELLWKTYNSRRDLNVDRNSTFKCPVMLVVGDQAPYEEAAVECNSKMDPTTTSFLKMADAGGLPQLTQPAKLTEAFKYFIQGMGYMASSCMTRLSRSRTTSLSSSYSMDGSRCRSRTLSQGSQGGQMPPSPSQTMEVSC encoded by the exons ATGACGACAGAAATGCAAGAGATCGCCATCACGGAGGAGAAGCCTTTACTCACGGGTCAGGCTGAAGCAAAG GATGCTGAGGCCGCTGCCAGGATACTGCTGGACCAAGGGCAG GAGCACAGTATCGAGACCCCTCACGGTGTCCTGCATGTGACCCTGCATGGCACACGGACCACCCGCAGGCCTGCTATCCTCACCTTCCACGACGTGGGTCTGGACA GTAAGAGCTGCTTCTCCCCTCTGTTCAAGTTCGAAGAGATGCAGGAGATTGTCAAGAACTTCACCCTGATCCATGTGGATGCTCCGGggcaggaggagggggctgcTGCCTATCCCGTAGG TTACCAGTATCCCTCCATGGACACCGTAGCAGAGATGATCCCGGCCGTCCTGCAGTTTTTCAA CTTCCGTACCGTCATTGGGGTGGGTGTGGGTGCTGGAGCGTACATCCTCTCCAGGTTTGCG ATTGCAAACCCCGATTCAGTGGAGGGTCTGGTTCTGGTCAACATCGACACTAACGCCCGAGGATGGATAGACTGGGCCGCTCAGAAG CTCAGCTCTGTGACTTCCTCCCTCACAGAGCAGATCCTGTCCCACCTTTTCAGTCAG gAGGAGCTGTCATCAAACACAGATCTAGTGCAGTCTCACAGAGAGCGCATCTCCAAAGCATCTAATCTGATCAACATAGAGCTCCTCTGGAAGACTTacaacag TCGCAGAGACTTGAACGTTGACCGCAACAGCACCTTCAA ATGTCCAGTGATGCTGGTGGTGGGCGATCAAGCTCCATATGAAGAAGCAGCC GTGGAGTGCAACAGCAAAATGGACCCAACAACAACCTCATTCCTAAAG ATGGCGGATGCCGGTGGTCTCCCTCAGCTGACTCAG cCAGCGAAACTGACCGAGGCTTTCAAGTACTTCATCCAGGGAATGGGCTACA TGGCTTCATCTTGCATGACCCGCCTGTCCCGCTCACGCAccacctccctctcctcctcttactcCATGGATGGGTCCCGCTGTCGCTCTCGCACCCTGTCCCAGGGCTCGCAGGGCGGTCAGATGCCGCCTAGCCCCTCCCAAACGATGGAGGTGTCCTGCTGA
- the LOC109995194 gene encoding uncharacterized protein — protein sequence MALPCLTCHRKIPKVNAEFQRITTVNLEAKFMSMLDRYSPKLLSIFQAKKGAAGERHRTEMNTLLQSGVHIEKTREVVIRCLIDHLGEDVCALCKEFETADSASSMWKKSWQQR from the exons ATGGCACTGCCTTGTTTGACGTGTCACAG aaaaattccaAAGGTCAACGCAGAGTTTCAACGAATCACCACCGTAAATCTTGAGGCCAAATTCATGTCGATGTTGGACCGTTATTCCCCTAAACTGCTTTCCATCTTCCAAGCCAAGAAAGGTGCTGCTGGAGAGAGACATCGCACAGAAATGAATACGCTACTCCAG AGCGGAGTTCACATTGAGAAGACCAGAGAAGTTGTCATCCGATGTCTTATTGACCACCTTGGTGAAGATGTGTGTGCCTTATGTAAGGAGTTTGAG ACTGCTGATTCAGCTTCTTCGATGTGGAAGAAGAGCTGGCAGCAGAGGTGA
- the ndrg2 gene encoding protein NDRG2 isoform X1, with amino-acid sequence MTTEMQEIAITEEKPLLTGQAEAKDAEAAARILLDQGQEHSIETPHGVLHVTLHGTRTTRRPAILTFHDVGLDSKSCFSPLFKFEEMQEIVKNFTLIHVDAPGQEEGAAAYPVGYQYPSMDTVAEMIPAVLQFFNFRTVIGVGVGAGAYILSRFAIANPDSVEGLVLVNIDTNARGWIDWAAQKLSSVTSSLTEQILSHLFSQEELSSNTDLVQSHRERISKASNLINIELLWKTYNSRRDLNVDRNSTFKCPVMLVVGDQAPYEEAAVECNSKMDPTTTSFLKMADAGGLPQLTQPAKLTEAFKYFIQGMGYMASSCMTRLSRSRTTSLSSSYSMDGSRSRSRTLSQGSQGGQMPPSPSQTMEVSC; translated from the exons ATGACGACAGAAATGCAAGAGATCGCCATCACGGAGGAGAAGCCTTTACTCACGGGTCAGGCTGAAGCAAAG GATGCTGAGGCCGCTGCCAGGATACTGCTGGACCAAGGGCAG GAGCACAGTATCGAGACCCCTCACGGTGTCCTGCATGTGACCCTGCATGGCACACGGACCACCCGCAGGCCTGCTATCCTCACCTTCCACGACGTGGGTCTGGACA GTAAGAGCTGCTTCTCCCCTCTGTTCAAGTTCGAAGAGATGCAGGAGATTGTCAAGAACTTCACCCTGATCCATGTGGATGCTCCGGggcaggaggagggggctgcTGCCTATCCCGTAGG TTACCAGTATCCCTCCATGGACACCGTAGCAGAGATGATCCCGGCCGTCCTGCAGTTTTTCAA CTTCCGTACCGTCATTGGGGTGGGTGTGGGTGCTGGAGCGTACATCCTCTCCAGGTTTGCG ATTGCAAACCCCGATTCAGTGGAGGGTCTGGTTCTGGTCAACATCGACACTAACGCCCGAGGATGGATAGACTGGGCCGCTCAGAAG CTCAGCTCTGTGACTTCCTCCCTCACAGAGCAGATCCTGTCCCACCTTTTCAGTCAG gAGGAGCTGTCATCAAACACAGATCTAGTGCAGTCTCACAGAGAGCGCATCTCCAAAGCATCTAATCTGATCAACATAGAGCTCCTCTGGAAGACTTacaacag TCGCAGAGACTTGAACGTTGACCGCAACAGCACCTTCAA ATGTCCAGTGATGCTGGTGGTGGGCGATCAAGCTCCATATGAAGAAGCAGCC GTGGAGTGCAACAGCAAAATGGACCCAACAACAACCTCATTCTTAAAG ATGGCGGATGCCGGTGGTCTCCCTCAGCTGACTCAG cCAGCGAAACTGACCGAGGCTTTCAAGTACTTCATCCAGGGAATGGGCTACA TGGCTTCATCTTGCATGACCCGCCTGTCCCGCTCACGCAccacctccctctcctcctcttactcCATGGATGGGTCCCGCTCTCGCTCTCGCACCCTGTCCCAGGGCTCGCAGGGCGGTCAGATGCCGCCTAGCCCCTCCCAAACGATGGAGGTGTCCTGctga